The proteins below come from a single Saimiri boliviensis isolate mSaiBol1 chromosome 16, mSaiBol1.pri, whole genome shotgun sequence genomic window:
- the LOC141581633 gene encoding uncharacterized protein LOC141581633 isoform X6 has translation MLSQTGSGLTALIVELNHVTLIFYPSLQVRRRGPSFPPETCACDRLPGEMALSNLSAGYGSALLPTPSGPQAYRLYNSSLPGESCPDLQLLLAMKRRDVPRIELASEDGVSISCDVPTGLCSLTLGLWHHGISTGLLGTTDNKAGNELMLPDGSVACSVEELSLAWQVDGDCRAAEKTQPTCPGQSPTCPAFFQGPGSSLGNCFWVVNQQKTVE, from the exons ATGCTGAGTCAGACAGGCTCGGGGCTCACCGCCCTGATTGTGGAGTTGAACCACGTGACCCTCATCTTCTACCCCAGCCTGCAGGTGAGGAGGAGAGGCCCGAGCTTCCCCCCGGAGACCTGTGCCTGTGACAGGTTGCCTGGGGAGATGGCCCTTTCAAACTTGTCCGCTGGCTATGGGTCAGCCCTCCTGCCTACCCCCTCTGGTCCACAAGCCTACAGGCTGTACAACTCCTCCCTGCCAGGGGAGAGCTGTCCAGACCTCCAGCTGCTTCTTGCCATGAAAAGGAGGGACGTCCCCAGGATTGAGCTGGCCAGTGAGGATGGGGTCTCCATCTCCTGTGATGTGCCCACTGGCCTCTGCAGCCTGACTCTGGGCCTGTGGCACCACG gcATATCCACTGGCCTTCTGGGCACCACCGACAATAAAGCAGGCAATGAGCTGATGTTGCCGGATGGCTCTGTGGCCTGCAGCGTGGAGGAGCTCAGCCTGGCctggcag GTGGATGGTGACTGTAGGGCCGCCGAGAAGACTCAGCCGACCTGCCCAGGACAGAGCCCCACCTGCCCGGCCTTCTTCCAGGGCCCCGGCTCCAGCTTGGGGAACTGCTTCTGGGTGGTGAAT CAACAGAAGACAGTGGAGTAA
- the LOC141581633 gene encoding uncharacterized protein LOC141581633 isoform X2, with the protein MLSQTGSGLTALIVELNHVTLIFYPSLQVRRRGPSFPPETCACDRLPGEMALSNLSAGYGSALLPTPSGPQAYRLYNSSLPGESCPDLQLLLAMKRRDVPRIELASEDGVSISCDVPTGLCSLTLGLWHHGISTGLLGTTDNKAGNELMLPDGSVACSVEELSLAWQVDGDCRAAEKTQPTCPGQSPTCPAFFQGPGSSLGNCFWVVNIEISSKPALGCQKLQTPSPFYSNSSSLTRTRFLPGTE; encoded by the exons ATGCTGAGTCAGACAGGCTCGGGGCTCACCGCCCTGATTGTGGAGTTGAACCACGTGACCCTCATCTTCTACCCCAGCCTGCAGGTGAGGAGGAGAGGCCCGAGCTTCCCCCCGGAGACCTGTGCCTGTGACAGGTTGCCTGGGGAGATGGCCCTTTCAAACTTGTCCGCTGGCTATGGGTCAGCCCTCCTGCCTACCCCCTCTGGTCCACAAGCCTACAGGCTGTACAACTCCTCCCTGCCAGGGGAGAGCTGTCCAGACCTCCAGCTGCTTCTTGCCATGAAAAGGAGGGACGTCCCCAGGATTGAGCTGGCCAGTGAGGATGGGGTCTCCATCTCCTGTGATGTGCCCACTGGCCTCTGCAGCCTGACTCTGGGCCTGTGGCACCACG gcATATCCACTGGCCTTCTGGGCACCACCGACAATAAAGCAGGCAATGAGCTGATGTTGCCGGATGGCTCTGTGGCCTGCAGCGTGGAGGAGCTCAGCCTGGCctggcag GTGGATGGTGACTGTAGGGCCGCCGAGAAGACTCAGCCGACCTGCCCAGGACAGAGCCCCACCTGCCCGGCCTTCTTCCAGGGCCCCGGCTCCAGCTTGGGGAACTGCTTCTGGGTGGTGAAT ATTGAGATTTCATCTAAGCCAGCACTAGGCTGCCAAAAACTTCAAACTCCTTCACCCTTCTACTCTAATTCCAGCTCCTTAACAAGGACAAGATTCTTGCCTGGGACAGAATAA
- the LOC141581633 gene encoding uncharacterized protein LOC141581633 isoform X4 gives MLSQTGSGLTALIVELNHVTLIFYPSLQVRRRGPSFPPETCACDRLPGEMALSNLSAGYGSALLPTPSGPQAYRLYNSSLPGESCPDLQLLLAMKRRDVPRIELASEDGVSISCDVPTGLCSLTLGLWHHGISTGLLGTTDNKAGNELMLPDGSVACSVEELSLAWQVDGDCRAAEKTQPTCPGQSPTCPAFFQGPGSSLGNCFWVVNGGQIIGIQGAKSRNKTFTA, from the exons ATGCTGAGTCAGACAGGCTCGGGGCTCACCGCCCTGATTGTGGAGTTGAACCACGTGACCCTCATCTTCTACCCCAGCCTGCAGGTGAGGAGGAGAGGCCCGAGCTTCCCCCCGGAGACCTGTGCCTGTGACAGGTTGCCTGGGGAGATGGCCCTTTCAAACTTGTCCGCTGGCTATGGGTCAGCCCTCCTGCCTACCCCCTCTGGTCCACAAGCCTACAGGCTGTACAACTCCTCCCTGCCAGGGGAGAGCTGTCCAGACCTCCAGCTGCTTCTTGCCATGAAAAGGAGGGACGTCCCCAGGATTGAGCTGGCCAGTGAGGATGGGGTCTCCATCTCCTGTGATGTGCCCACTGGCCTCTGCAGCCTGACTCTGGGCCTGTGGCACCACG gcATATCCACTGGCCTTCTGGGCACCACCGACAATAAAGCAGGCAATGAGCTGATGTTGCCGGATGGCTCTGTGGCCTGCAGCGTGGAGGAGCTCAGCCTGGCctggcag GTGGATGGTGACTGTAGGGCCGCCGAGAAGACTCAGCCGACCTGCCCAGGACAGAGCCCCACCTGCCCGGCCTTCTTCCAGGGCCCCGGCTCCAGCTTGGGGAACTGCTTCTGGGTGGTGAAT gGAGGACAAATAATTGGCATTCAAGGAGCTAAGAGTCGAAACAAAACATTTACAGCCTGA
- the LOC141581633 gene encoding uncharacterized protein LOC141581633 isoform X1, with product MLSQTGSGLTALIVELNHVTLIFYPSLQVRRRGPSFPPETCACDRLPGEMALSNLSAGYGSALLPTPSGPQAYRLYNSSLPGESCPDLQLLLAMKRRDVPRIELASEDGVSISCDVPTGLCSLTLGLWHHGISTGLLGTTDNKAGNELMLPDGSVACSVEELSLAWQVDGDCRAAEKTQPTCPGQSPTCPAFFQGPGSSLGNCFWVVNLLNKDKILAWDRITSMECQETQKHTFFKCREEGLFAIALKILLRT from the exons ATGCTGAGTCAGACAGGCTCGGGGCTCACCGCCCTGATTGTGGAGTTGAACCACGTGACCCTCATCTTCTACCCCAGCCTGCAGGTGAGGAGGAGAGGCCCGAGCTTCCCCCCGGAGACCTGTGCCTGTGACAGGTTGCCTGGGGAGATGGCCCTTTCAAACTTGTCCGCTGGCTATGGGTCAGCCCTCCTGCCTACCCCCTCTGGTCCACAAGCCTACAGGCTGTACAACTCCTCCCTGCCAGGGGAGAGCTGTCCAGACCTCCAGCTGCTTCTTGCCATGAAAAGGAGGGACGTCCCCAGGATTGAGCTGGCCAGTGAGGATGGGGTCTCCATCTCCTGTGATGTGCCCACTGGCCTCTGCAGCCTGACTCTGGGCCTGTGGCACCACG gcATATCCACTGGCCTTCTGGGCACCACCGACAATAAAGCAGGCAATGAGCTGATGTTGCCGGATGGCTCTGTGGCCTGCAGCGTGGAGGAGCTCAGCCTGGCctggcag GTGGATGGTGACTGTAGGGCCGCCGAGAAGACTCAGCCGACCTGCCCAGGACAGAGCCCCACCTGCCCGGCCTTCTTCCAGGGCCCCGGCTCCAGCTTGGGGAACTGCTTCTGGGTGGTGAAT CTCCTTAACAAGGACAAGATTCTTGCCTGGGACAGAATAACCAGCATGGAATGCCAGGAAACTCAAAAGCACACGTTCTTCAAATGCAGGGAAGAAGGGCTGTTTGCCATTGCGCTCAAAATACTTCTGAGGACATGA
- the LOC141581633 gene encoding apolipophorins-like isoform X5 — MLSQTGSGLTALIVELNHVTLIFYPSLQVRRRGPSFPPETCACDRLPGEMALSNLSAGYGSALLPTPSGPQAYRLYNSSLPGESCPDLQLLLAMKRRDVPRIELASEDGVSISCDVPTGLCSLTLGLWHHGISTGLLGTTDNKAGNELMLPDGSVACSVEELSLAWQVDGDCRAAEKTQPTCPGQSPTCPAFFQGPGSSLGNCFWVLPEASPEAKQMLELCFYSL, encoded by the exons ATGCTGAGTCAGACAGGCTCGGGGCTCACCGCCCTGATTGTGGAGTTGAACCACGTGACCCTCATCTTCTACCCCAGCCTGCAGGTGAGGAGGAGAGGCCCGAGCTTCCCCCCGGAGACCTGTGCCTGTGACAGGTTGCCTGGGGAGATGGCCCTTTCAAACTTGTCCGCTGGCTATGGGTCAGCCCTCCTGCCTACCCCCTCTGGTCCACAAGCCTACAGGCTGTACAACTCCTCCCTGCCAGGGGAGAGCTGTCCAGACCTCCAGCTGCTTCTTGCCATGAAAAGGAGGGACGTCCCCAGGATTGAGCTGGCCAGTGAGGATGGGGTCTCCATCTCCTGTGATGTGCCCACTGGCCTCTGCAGCCTGACTCTGGGCCTGTGGCACCACG gcATATCCACTGGCCTTCTGGGCACCACCGACAATAAAGCAGGCAATGAGCTGATGTTGCCGGATGGCTCTGTGGCCTGCAGCGTGGAGGAGCTCAGCCTGGCctggcag GTGGATGGTGACTGTAGGGCCGCCGAGAAGACTCAGCCGACCTGCCCAGGACAGAGCCCCACCTGCCCGGCCTTCTTCCAGGGCCCCGGCTCCAGCTTGGGGAACTGCTTCTGGGTG CTTCccgaggcctcaccagaagccaagcagatgctggagctGTGCTtctacagcctgtag
- the LOC141581633 gene encoding uncharacterized protein LOC141581633 isoform X3 gives MLSQTGSGLTALIVELNHVTLIFYPSLQVRRRGPSFPPETCACDRLPGEMALSNLSAGYGSALLPTPSGPQAYRLYNSSLPGESCPDLQLLLAMKRRDVPRIELASEDGVSISCDVPTGLCSLTLGLWHHGISTGLLGTTDNKAGNELMLPDGSVACSVEELSLAWQVDGDCRAAEKTQPTCPGQSPTCPAFFQGPGSSLGNCFWVIEISSKPALGCQKLQTPSPFYSNSSSLTRTRFLPGTE, from the exons ATGCTGAGTCAGACAGGCTCGGGGCTCACCGCCCTGATTGTGGAGTTGAACCACGTGACCCTCATCTTCTACCCCAGCCTGCAGGTGAGGAGGAGAGGCCCGAGCTTCCCCCCGGAGACCTGTGCCTGTGACAGGTTGCCTGGGGAGATGGCCCTTTCAAACTTGTCCGCTGGCTATGGGTCAGCCCTCCTGCCTACCCCCTCTGGTCCACAAGCCTACAGGCTGTACAACTCCTCCCTGCCAGGGGAGAGCTGTCCAGACCTCCAGCTGCTTCTTGCCATGAAAAGGAGGGACGTCCCCAGGATTGAGCTGGCCAGTGAGGATGGGGTCTCCATCTCCTGTGATGTGCCCACTGGCCTCTGCAGCCTGACTCTGGGCCTGTGGCACCACG gcATATCCACTGGCCTTCTGGGCACCACCGACAATAAAGCAGGCAATGAGCTGATGTTGCCGGATGGCTCTGTGGCCTGCAGCGTGGAGGAGCTCAGCCTGGCctggcag GTGGATGGTGACTGTAGGGCCGCCGAGAAGACTCAGCCGACCTGCCCAGGACAGAGCCCCACCTGCCCGGCCTTCTTCCAGGGCCCCGGCTCCAGCTTGGGGAACTGCTTCTGGGTG ATTGAGATTTCATCTAAGCCAGCACTAGGCTGCCAAAAACTTCAAACTCCTTCACCCTTCTACTCTAATTCCAGCTCCTTAACAAGGACAAGATTCTTGCCTGGGACAGAATAA